The following DNA comes from Corallococcus exiguus.
TGGTGAAGGTGAAGAAGGTGTCTGGCCGGCTGCCGGAGTCACACGTCAGCGTCGCGTCCGAGCCGTGCGTGGCCGGGTTGAAGGTGGCGGTCGCCGTGCCGCCCGCCGCGCCATTCGAGAGGGCCAGGGGGAGGGCGCCCGCGCAGAGGTCGCCCGGCCCGAAGTCGTCGACCTCCACGTCCAGCTGGAACGTGCCCGCCGGGGTGAGCAGTCCCGACTTGACGAGGAGGTACGACGTGCCCGCGGGCAGGTCCGTGGAGACGCGGGAGTGGCCGTTCTGGGCGAGCATGCAGGCAAGCTGCGACGCGGTGTCGTCACAGGGGCTGCGCCGGACGGACAGCGCCGGCTGTGTCTCCGCCCGCGAGCCCGAGACGCGGGCATGGAGGCGCCGTGGACGGTCGGTGGTGACCGCGAAGACGGCATCGCTGCCATCGCTCCTCCCGCAGCCCTCGTGGTCAGGAAAGTCCCCGAACGCGCGGGTGAGCGTCGCGCGCCCGTAACCGCCCTGGGAGAGCGTCAACGGCTCCGGATTCGCGCAGCTCTCGCCTGGCTCCGCATGGTCCAGCCGGGACAGGCGCGCCACCAGCTCGAAGTCACCCACGTACGCGGTGCTGAATCCGTCGACGACGACGTAGTACGTGCCCGCGGGCAGGTCGCGGTAGCTCGTCCAGGTGTCGGGCGAATTGTCGGGAGTCGCCGCGCACCGCAGGTCGGTTTCGGCGCCGCCACACGCCCGGCGCAGCGCCACGGTGGGCCGGAAACCCGGGGTGAGGGCCTTCGTGGAAAGGCGCAGGTTCATCGGCTCCGTGGTGGTGAAGGTATAGACGGTGTCCGGCGCGGCGCGCCTCTCGTACGGTTCCCCGCAGGAGGGCGTCAGGTCGTGGAAGAAGCGCCCCGTGTCGCCCTGGACGGTGACCTGGCCGGGGCCGCTCGTCGGCAGGCCCAGGGGGAGCGCGTTGGCGCAGACGTCACCCGCCGGTATCGAACCCAGGGACACCTTCAGCGAGTAGTCCGTGGTCCCTTCGTAGGCCCTGTCCACGAACAGGTAGTAGGTCCCCGCGGCCAGGTTCGCGTCGCGGATGGACGCGCGCGCCAGACCGCCCACGGCGCAGCTGGCCTCCGGGCCGTCACAGGTGCCGCGGCGCAGGGTGAGGGTCGGGGCCCTCGTGCCCGCGGTGGCCTCGGCGATGAAGCTCATCGGCACGGAGGTGGTGAAGGTGTAGACGCGGTCCTCGCCGGAGAGGCCCGAATACGTGCAATCACCCTGGTGGTTGTCGAAGGCGCCCGTGAAGGTTCCGGAGAGCACGGTGGTGCCTCCCTCCGGGGGAAGCCCCAGCGGGAGGGCGAGCGCGCAGGTGTCACCGGGGGTGGGCGGTGTCAGCAAGGCCTGAATCGTCACGGGCCTCTCCGACTGCGCGGAATAGAAGTCCACGGCGAGGATGTACGTGCCCGGCTGCAGGCTGCCCCGTCCGAATGGACCCGTGGTCAGAGAGACCGGCTGGCAGGAGAGCCTCTCGCCGCAGGTCCGGATGAGCGACAGCAGCGGCGCCCCCTTGGACTCGTCGTGCGACACGTCCACGTACAGGTCCAGCACGCGGTCGGTGGTGAACGTGAAGTACGCGTCCGCCCCGTCGACGGAGCAGTCGGAGAACGGCTCATCGAAGAAGTCACGCGCGTCGAACGCGAGGACCGCGGTGCCTCCCGCGCCGCCCTCGGAGAACACCAGCGGGCGCGGATTCGCGCAGGTCTCTCCCGGCTGATGCGGGGTCGCGGAGAACTCGAGCGAATAGGCGTCCGGGCCTCCGGAGGTATGGTCGACCGAGAAGAAGTGGGTGCCGGCCTTGAGGCTCCCCGCGCGCAGGGTCGTCACCCCGTCCGCGCCTTGCTGCCCGCACACGCTCTGGGACACCTGGCACGCGGCGTCGGCGAGCGACACCATGCCCCGGGCCGAGGCCTGCGCGGGCGTCATCTTCACCTTCACGTCCAGCTCGCGGTCGAGCGTGAGCGAATAGACATGCTCTGGGAAGGAGGCGGTGCTGGCCGGGGTGCAGTCGCGGAGGTCGTCCGACATTCCCTCGGTCGTCCCCGTGAGCGTGGCGAAGCCGCCCGCAGGCCCTCCGGACAGCGTCACCGGGGTCGCGACCGCGCAGGTGTCGCCCTCCGGGGTCGGCGTCGCGGAGACGTCCAGGCGGTAGTCGGCCCCGGCCTCCTTCGGGCTCTTCACCCAGAGGAAGTAGGTGCCCGCGGGGAGGGCCGTCTTCCGCAGGACGCGCGAGGCCTGGACCGTCGACTCGCAGTTCTGGACCACGGGTGTGGTGCCCAGGCAATCCGTAACGAGGAGCAGGGCCGGGGCCTCGTTGTTCGCGCCTGTCGCGGTGGCCGTCACCACCAGGTTCGAATGCGGATCGGTGAGCGTGAGGCGGTAGACGCGGTCGGGCAGGTCGAGCAGGTTGGCGCCCATGCATTCATAGACGTAGTTCTCCTGCGAGCTGCCCCGCGTGCTGGCCTGATGCGTGAGCGTGCCGCCCCCCGCGGGAAGGTCGAAGCCGACAGGGTTGGTGCACGACTCCCCCTCGGGTGGGGGCACCGCGCTCACGTCGAGCGTGTAGTCGATGCCGGTGGCGGACTCGACGACGAGGACGTACGTGCCCGCGGGGAGCAGCTCCTGGACGGTGGCGGACGTCGCTCCCCACTGGCAACCCGTCGAAAAGGACGTCCCGCAGTAGCGGGCCTCCTGTACGCGCACGGAGAGCGCGCCGCTCGTTCCCAGCCGCGTGGCGGTGGCGTTGACGAGCATGGGCTGGTCCAACGTGAACGAATAGATGCGGTCGGGAGCGTTGATGGAGTCGCTGCAGCGCTCGGGAACGTCGTTCGTCGCGCCGCGGAGGGTGTCGGTGAGGTGGGCGGTGCCGCCTGAAAGCGTGAGGGGGACGGCACGTCCACACGTCTCGCCCTGGGGGCGTGCCCCGGTGAGCTGTGCCGTCACCGTGAGGGGACTGCTCGTCCCGTCGAAGGCTGAATCGGCGAAGAGCAGGTATTCGCCCGGCGCGAGGTCGGCGACGGAGAGGGCAGGGCCGCAGCCCAGGTCCACTCCGTCACACGCGGAGCGCAGGGCGAGCATGCTTCCTCCCCAGAGGTCGCCGTCGCCGAGTGTCGCGGTGAAGTCGCTCGGCTGGTCCACCCGGAAGCGGTAGACGGAGTCGGGACCGGGCGGCCAGGTCATGCAGTCCAGCGTGAAGTCGTCCGCGCGGCCCTGGGTCTGCACCTGGACGGTGGCCTGGCGGTGGGAATCAAACGGCAGCAGGGCGGCCTCCGCGCAGCGCTCCCCGCTGGGCGGCGGCCGGGTGCCGAGCGCGAGGTCGAACTCGCCGGCGGTGAGGGTCCGCGTGGACACGACGACGAAGTACGTCCCCGGGGCCAGCACGCCTTCGAAGCGGGAGCGCTCCAATCCGGAGGCATTGCAGTCCGGGCGCGCGCAGGTGTTGCCCACCCTGAGCACGGGCTCGAACCCCGGGGTGCGCGAGACGACGGAGAGGTCCACCTCCGCGGGGGCCGCGAGCGTGAAGGCGTACACCGCGTCGCGCGAGCCCGCGACGCAGCCGAGCCTGTTGGGCACGTAGCGGCGCAGGTCGCCCTGGAACGTGGCGCTCCCCTCGGTCAGCGCGAGCGCGTAGGGCGTGGCGCAGGTATCCCCGATGGACTCCACGGGTGTCTCACACCCACCGGTGACGCAAGCGGCGGTGACACAGTCGCTGCACGCCGCCCCCGCCATGCCGCAGGCGGTCTGCTCCGTGCCCTCGCGGCACTGACCGGCGGCGTCGCAGCAGCCTGCGCAGTTTCCAGGGCCGCAGACCCCGCCCGAGTCGGGCTCGCCAGCATCGGGGCCGGAAGAGGGCGCCGAGGAGCAGGCGAGGAACGTGACCGCGAGCAGAAGGAGCAGATGGCGCATGAAAGGTGTTCCCGGGGGGGAGGCTTCATGCCCATTGGATTGTCCCCCCGTCGTCGGCGTGGACTCTACCGGACGTGGGGGTGAACCGAAAGACAGACAACGCGAGGCGGGCGGGACGTCACCCGTCGCTGGACGCGCGTCGCTCCTCTTCCTTGCCTGGGTGAACGGTCGCGGCGCCGCCCACCGTGAAGTCAATCACCCGGTCCCACATCGCCTGGAACTGCGGCTGCTGGAAGTGGGAGCCCGACTTCAGCCAGCTGATGTGCTCCGGGGGCTGGTCGAAGTGGCCCATGACGTCCAGGTGGTCCGCGGTCGCGACGTGGAGGACCTGTCCCCAGACCTGGGAGCGGCTCGGGACGATGCCATCGCTCTTGGACTCGAACCTCCGGCCAAGGACATCCTGGAGGGCCTGGGTCTGGGCCGGCGTGCGCTCGGGAATCTGGAGCTCCCGGGACTGGGGCGCGCTCTTCGCATACAGGAAGGCGAAGAGTCCGTGGAGGAGCGCGTCGGGGGTGAGCAGCAGGGGCAAGGACCACCTGGGCGGTGGCGCGCCCGTGACGACGCAGCCGTAGCGCACGCCCTCCCGGTCCGCCGTGTTCGCGTTGAAGGCCCGCATGCTGATGGGCATGAGGTCCTGGATGAGCACCTGGTTCTCGCCCACCTGGCTGAAGAACTGGATGAGCTCCTCGCGCTCGCCCTCGGAGAGGTCCGCCGTCAGCCGGACGATTTGATTGAAGAGGTTGGGCGGGAGCTTCGCCTCTTCGCTCCGCAGGACGAGCCAGTAGCACGCCTGCAGCGCGGCGGTCCGCAAGGGCATGGCCTTGCGGTGCAGGGTGAGGAAGGTGAAGAGCCACAGGTAGCGCAGCAGCGTCTTCCCCACGCCGCCCTGGTTGGAAAAGCTGGCCAGCGGGGTGCCTTGATGCGGGGTCGCGATGGTCACGACCGAGCGCACGCGCTTCACGAAGTCCGGAGCCTCCCGCGCCATGCGCGGTGAGACGACACTGCGTGCATCCAGCCCGCCCGTGGAGTGCCCGACGAGGTGGAGCTGCGCGTCGTCCTCGTTCGCGGTCCGAGCCATCTCCCGGAACACGTCGCGGGCCCGCGCCTCCAGCCCGGAGGTGGGGGCGGAGGCGATGGCATGCACCCGCGCATCGATGCCTCGCTCCTGGAACCGCTGCTCGAGCAAACGGGGGACGTTCTGGAAGTAGGCGATGCGCTCCGTTTCCTTGTCACCCATCTGCGTGAAGCCAAAGAAGCCGGGGACCAGATAGACGCGGTGGCGGTGGGTCATGGGGACAAGCCTAACGTGAGGACCGCCCCAGACGCCGGGGAGGGGTCAACGTGAAGTCCCGAACCCTTTGCCCGGAATGTCTGTCCTTCCACCGGAGCGTCTCGGGTGGTGATGCGCCCGAGACGCGCGGGGCTGCCTGGGACTACTGGGTGATGATGTCCGTGTACTCGCTGCCGCTGATGGAGTTGCGCCACTTGGAGGAGAAGCCCAGCGCGTGCTGCGGATCCACCACGTGCGGCGCGGCGATGCGCGCGACGTCCAGGCGGACAATCTCATTCTTGAACAGGTCCAGCACCATGCCGAACTGCATCGCGGTCAGGTAGACGCGCTTGAGCATCTTGTCCGCCTTCTCCTGGCGGACGATCTCGTTGTTCTCGCTCTTGAGCGACTGGTAGAAGCCGCTCCAGGTGGAGGCGTCCATCGGGAACTGCCCATCCCGCCGCATCATGCAGCCTTCGTCCGAACGCGTGCCACAGTCGCGGTGCGAGGGAGCGGCCTCGGCGGCCACCGGCATCTCCGGGCGCGAGTGCATCCGGGGCTCCCGCCGCGTCTCCGTCGTCCGCGACTCCGAGTAGCTCTCCGACTCCGTCGTTCCACCCGTCATCTGCACGTCCATCCGGGCGCCGCCGCCGCGCACCTTCACGGTGGTCGTCTCCTCGCCATCGACGTTCGTCGTCGTCTTCATCTTGATGCGCGCGGAGGGCACGTCCTGATCATTGATGTCCACCTGCATGTTGAACTCCGCGTCCTGCGCGAAGCTGGCGGACGAAACGAACAGGGACGAAACGAGTGCGGCACGGACGATGCGGTTCATGTGAAGTCCTGGTGGGAAACGGGTTCGGTGCGGCCGGAGCGCTGTGCGCTCTCGCCGCCGTGCCCTCTCCACGCACCGTTCGTGCATTTATTCACATGAAACACATGGTTCGGCGGAGCGGACCCAGACTCATTGTCTGAGAGAAACGGGGGCCCACCGGGTCGGGGCGGTCCCAGGGGCGCTCCGGCATCGCCGCACGCCTTTCCTGGGGCTGCTTTGCGTCGGATGCGCGCCGCCGCTGGCGCATCCCTCCAGGTTCGAGGCCGTCGAGAAGGGGACGACCCGGAACAGAGAGTCCTGCCGGCAAGGTCTTCGACTTCAAGGTCAAGCCGGGATGGAGCAACCTGTGAGCGCCCTCAAGCCCGTGACGTTCCATGCAACGGAGCCCGATGAGTCCAGCGCCTGGTGGCGATCACGGCCCTGGGGATGTGCCGTGCGCTGCGCGAGGACGCTGGCCCGCCAACGTATGCCAGCAGCCGGCTGGTCCTCACTGGATGCCCGGTCGCCGCTTCCGGTCAGGCTTCCTCGTCGGGAAGGAGCGTCAGGAGAAGTTCGTCGTCAGGACCGAGCGGACGCCACCCAGCAGGCGGAGGACTGGCGAGAAGCACGGTAATCACCTGCCTCGCGCGCTCCGAATACGCCTCTGGAGTGGAACCGGACCACAGGCTCAGTGCTTTGGCGACCTGGAAGCGGTTCACGTCGTCAAGCGCTGCTGGCCAACCATTAGGAAGACCGCCGGCCAACTCACGCACGAGCAAATCGCGAACAACGCGGGTGAGCTGCCTGCGGCGCTCCCCCTCGACAAGTAGACCATTCATCACCTGCACCCCTGCGATGTCGTCTTTGCCAAGCTCCTCGGCTAGCTGATCCAGAGGAATCGCAGGACGGGACTCGGCGAAGGCCGTCAACGAGTCAAACCCTCGTTCGCGGACCCGTTCATACAGGCGTGCCTTCCAGTTCCCCAGCCACGAACGCCCGTCGGTCATCGGCGGCTTCCAGGAACGAAGTTCATCGGGATGTCGTAGCGCTTCATACGCTCAGCAACGATGCTCAGGATGTCGTTGCGGGTCAACATCCGGCCTGCCGCCATCTCCGCATCACTCAGGGTGCGCATGATCATTCGATTCCACTCGTCGGGCCATGTACGCCCCAGTTTCCAGTCTCCCCCGCCGTGGATCGCCTCGTGGTGGGCCTGCTCCATCCGGACGCAGAACTGATCGATGTCCATGTCACCCTTGAAGCCGCGCTGCTCGAACCACTCGCGGTGCTCCTGCGGAAGTACATGGTGCTTGGGGGCGTCCGACATGCCCGCCCCCGCTCTGCCCGTCACCTGCATGCCGCGCACCTCCGGGCTGTCCCCCAGCGCTTCGCGCACGCCCTTGGGCAGGTCCTGGTGCGCCTGGGCCATCGTGACCTGTCCGCCCTGAATGAGGACGGCCGCGCCGACGGCAGGCACGGAGATGACGCCCGCCTGCACCAGCCTTCGCATCATCTCCACCCACTCGGCGGAGACCACCAGCCGCGAGCCCACCATGACGCCGCCTGAACTCATTGCCAGTCCCACGCCCAGTGTCACAGGGGCCGAAGGCGGCACGCGTGGCATGGCCATCTTCATCGTGGAGATCATCGTGACCATCTCCACCGCCTGCATCGCCGCGATGACCTGCCCGCCGAGCTTCAGGGTCTCGCGGGTCTCCCGCTGGAGCGTGTCGAATTCACGCGTCAGCTTGCCCATCAGCTCGGGCATCGCGGTGGTCGCTGCCTCCACCCGCTCCGGGTCCAGTGAGGCGAGGTCCGTCAGCGTGGGCTCCATCAGCCCCTGCACGCGATACAGGTCCGTGAAGAGCTTCTCGACGCTGCACATCGGACAGTTTCTGAGAATGGCGTCAGCGAGGTGGAGGAAGTCCACCCAGGTGGCCAGCAGGAGCGTCCCGAACTGAGCCGCCTGGAGCTTCGGCCCCGTCATGCGCAACAGGCCCAGCTTCATGTCCGTGTCGCCAACTTCCGAGGCCGCTTCCGTCAACGTGGTGGCGCTCCCAAGCGCGCCATGAAGCCACGACACCTGCTTGGAGCCCTGGTCGAGGTAGCGCGTGAAGACGCCGGTGAGGCTCCAGCCCCAGAGGTCCGGAGGGCGAGCCGCCAGCTTTGTGAACGCGGCCTCGACGCTGCGCAGGGAGCCCTTCACCTCGTCAGTGGCGTCGAGGACTGCCTGCCGCGTCGATGCAGCGCTCCGGGCCACGCCCCCAACAGCGCCCTCCCTGCTGACGTCTCCCACGGCTGTCACGTCGTCACGCGGCTGCTGGCGGCGCAGGAGCCGCTGCTCGGGGCCGGAGAGGGCACGCGGGAGAGAGTTCCAGGGGCGCGGGGGCTCATCGTTCGGGGGTTCCCCCCAGGTGGGCGGGGAGTCCTCTCGCGGCGCGTAGCTCAAGCTTCGGCCACGCCCAGGCACCTGCGACACAGAGGCGCATCCCGTGGCCAGCAGCACCAGGGCCAGCAAGAGGACGTCAGCGCGCATTGTCCACCCCCAGGCCCACCGAGGCGAACACGCCAGGCCGCAGCGTCCCCTCCCGCGTGGGGAAGAGCAGCGTGCCGCCCGTCCCCATCGCGTAGAGCTTCCCGCCCAGCAATCGCCAGCGGGCTTCGGCGGCCCCCAGGAAGCGTGCCCCGGGCTGACCCATGCCTACTCCGAGCCCCTTCAACGCCACTTCGAGGCTGCGCGCGAAGAGCTGCACCGCCACGCGCCCGTCCACGTCGAAGCGGCCCCAGTTGAAGGCTTCCGCGCCCAGCGACAGCTTCAGGTGCTTGGAGAGGCCGCCATAGCGGACCGCGTCCCAGCCCACCTCCGCCTCGCCATAGGCGGAAGTCCCGTCCGGGAAGTGGGCCTCCGCCAGTGGCACGCCCTCCGGCCCCGCCGCGTGGAAGCGCGCCAGTTCGTAGTCCGGGCCGAAGTATCCCTGTCGGAAGCCGCCATGCTGCCTGCGCACTTCCAACCGCAACCGCAGGTCCAGCGTGGGCGTCACCGCATCCGCGCCAGCGCCCACCACCGCCCCCCATGCGCCACTGGTACCGGGCCGTCCTCCCCAACCGGCAAGCAAGTGGGCCTCGAAGCCCGGCCGCACCACCACCACGGCGGTTGCGTCCAGGTGCGCCAGCGTCACCGGGGGCGCGTCTCCTCCAGCCATTCCCCAATCATGCACGGCGGAGAGGGCCAGCGTGTAACGGCCCGGCTCACGGGGCTGGCCGAAGAGGATGTGCTCCAGGTCCAGCGCGATTTCCGCCCCCAGGAGGCGCGCGCCCAGCACATCCGATGCGAACGCCTGCGCGTAGATGGGGCCCAGCGAGCCCGTGAGGAAGCCGCCCGCTGGGTGGTAATCGGGATTGCTCCGGTTGGAGTAGCGCCGCACGAGGTGCGCGGACAGCAGGCTGTAGGACTCCAGCGCGCCAAACCAGACGCCCACGGGCGCGTCGTTCGAGCCCAGCTTGAGGCCGCGCACCACCTGCCCGAAGTCCGAGAGGCTGTCCCAGTCCTCCTTCCGCACGAAGCCCGCGGCCCCTCCACCACCCCAGAGGCGCAACCGCACGGGCGTGCCCAGGTTGAGGCCGAAGTCCTCGCCTCCGTCGAGAATGAGGGTCGGCTCCACCTGGAGGAAACCCTCGTCCGCGCCGACGCCCGCGTGCGGCAGGAAGGCCAGCGTCGTCGCCTCCACGCGCAGCAGGTTGCGCCAGGCCTCGTCCCGTGGGCGCCGTTCCTCCTCCACGGGCGGCACTTCCGGGACGTCCTCGGCCCATGTGGCGACCGGCAACAGCAGCCACAGCCAGACAGCCCCACTTCGCGTCATTCGCATCCACGCCCCCTGGGA
Coding sequences within:
- a CDS encoding esterase/lipase family protein codes for the protein MTHRHRVYLVPGFFGFTQMGDKETERIAYFQNVPRLLEQRFQERGIDARVHAIASAPTSGLEARARDVFREMARTANEDDAQLHLVGHSTGGLDARSVVSPRMAREAPDFVKRVRSVVTIATPHQGTPLASFSNQGGVGKTLLRYLWLFTFLTLHRKAMPLRTAALQACYWLVLRSEEAKLPPNLFNQIVRLTADLSEGEREELIQFFSQVGENQVLIQDLMPISMRAFNANTADREGVRYGCVVTGAPPPRWSLPLLLTPDALLHGLFAFLYAKSAPQSRELQIPERTPAQTQALQDVLGRRFESKSDGIVPSRSQVWGQVLHVATADHLDVMGHFDQPPEHISWLKSGSHFQQPQFQAMWDRVIDFTVGGAATVHPGKEEERRASSDG
- a CDS encoding DUF2380 domain-containing protein yields the protein MRADVLLLALVLLATGCASVSQVPGRGRSLSYAPREDSPPTWGEPPNDEPPRPWNSLPRALSGPEQRLLRRQQPRDDVTAVGDVSREGAVGGVARSAASTRQAVLDATDEVKGSLRSVEAAFTKLAARPPDLWGWSLTGVFTRYLDQGSKQVSWLHGALGSATTLTEAASEVGDTDMKLGLLRMTGPKLQAAQFGTLLLATWVDFLHLADAILRNCPMCSVEKLFTDLYRVQGLMEPTLTDLASLDPERVEAATTAMPELMGKLTREFDTLQRETRETLKLGGQVIAAMQAVEMVTMISTMKMAMPRVPPSAPVTLGVGLAMSSGGVMVGSRLVVSAEWVEMMRRLVQAGVISVPAVGAAVLIQGGQVTMAQAHQDLPKGVREALGDSPEVRGMQVTGRAGAGMSDAPKHHVLPQEHREWFEQRGFKGDMDIDQFCVRMEQAHHEAIHGGGDWKLGRTWPDEWNRMIMRTLSDAEMAAGRMLTRNDILSIVAERMKRYDIPMNFVPGSRR
- a CDS encoding NUDIX hydrolase, whose product is MTDGRSWLGNWKARLYERVRERGFDSLTAFAESRPAIPLDQLAEELGKDDIAGVQVMNGLLVEGERRRQLTRVVRDLLVRELAGGLPNGWPAALDDVNRFQVAKALSLWSGSTPEAYSERARQVITVLLASPPPAGWRPLGPDDELLLTLLPDEEA
- a CDS encoding DUF4476 domain-containing protein, whose amino-acid sequence is MNRIVRAALVSSLFVSSASFAQDAEFNMQVDINDQDVPSARIKMKTTTNVDGEETTTVKVRGGGARMDVQMTGGTTESESYSESRTTETRREPRMHSRPEMPVAAEAAPSHRDCGTRSDEGCMMRRDGQFPMDASTWSGFYQSLKSENNEIVRQEKADKMLKRVYLTAMQFGMVLDLFKNEIVRLDVARIAAPHVVDPQHALGFSSKWRNSISGSEYTDIITQ